Proteins encoded together in one Macadamia integrifolia cultivar HAES 741 chromosome 8, SCU_Mint_v3, whole genome shotgun sequence window:
- the LOC122087282 gene encoding G-type lectin S-receptor-like serine/threonine-protein kinase SD3-1 yields MLEREKISFNLYLFLCFALGFLFFPVVSSQIPLGSKISVAVNDSWVSSNGDFAFGFFNSSDQPNLYSVGILFNSDSIPESQRTVVWAAGAGVAVGCKSYLELTQAGDLVLFDSSKEATVWTSNTSLFSVASAALLDNGNLILRNRDQQVVWQSFKYPSNTLLPGQNFSISETLRAASKNSVSSYYSLIMDSSGQLRLRWESAVIYWTSGSGTSSTVGIRASLTSNGALQLLDRMYRPLWTVLGADHNDSSVSFRFLRLDVDGNLRMYSWVEGSRSWRQVWQAVPNQCDVFATCGLCGICVFTEAGSTTCKCPYGSNSNSKCLPPYKPKCVSGYTMIKLEHTLLYGIYTPNDSITHTSLEQCRTSCLNDPLCTSVTVANDGTAKCLTKQTTYVTGYSYPSLSSISFVKKCLDPDPIAVMPTNTATSSGMPSQSAQLKQSLGYCIPCLIGAASGTLGAFVVIQIGIGLCIFIRRRAIKKASTLAYKSPHSQGLIVFSCTEIKDLTENFKNRIGSKTFMGVLPGSRPVVIKDMRATITEKQFRGVVSVIGSIHHKNLVRLEGYCCESGQKYLVYEFAKNGSVAKWMEEAKPSNRLTWSKRMEICLGVAKAMAYLHTGCREFVSHGNLNWGNVVLDEELVAKVTEFGLGRLCGGTRASAGAAGDIGSFGEMVLVMVSGWRGAEDVFEWAYKEWAEGRAERVVDGKIEYGVDRNELERALRIAFWCLQGDERLRPSMGEVVQVLDGSLPVDPPPPPFVFHRRLSVEEDGLESDFET; encoded by the coding sequence ATGCTTGAACGAGAGAAAATTTCCTTTAATTTGTATCTATTCCTCTGTTTTGCTCTCGGGTTTCTGTTTTTCCCGGttgtttcttcacaaattcCTCTTGGTTCTAAGATCTCTGTTGCAGTAAACGACTCCTGGGTTTCCTCAAATGGGGATTTTGCATTCGGGTTCTTCAACAGCTCTGATCAGCCTAATCTGTACAGTGTAGGGATCCTTTTCAATTCAGACTCTATCCCTGAAAGCCAACGAACCGTTGTTTGGGCAGCAGGGGCTGGTGTCGCCGTTGGCTGCAAATCCTATCTTGAGCTTACCCAAGCTGGAGATCTGGTTCTGTTTGATTCATCGAAGGAAGCAACTGTCTGGACCAGCAATACGAGCCTTTTCTCTGTTGCTTCAGCTGCTCTGCTTGATAATGGGAACCTCATCCTTCGGAACAGAGACCAACAGGTCGTTTGGCAAAGCTTCAAGTATCCATCTAATACCCTTCTCCCTGGCCAGAATTTCTCCATCTCCGAAACGCTTAGAGCTGCAAGCAAGAATTCCGTCTCCAGTTACTACAGTCTCATCATGGATTCCTCAGGTCAATTGAGGCTCAGGTGGGAAAGCGCTGTCATTTACTGGACTAGTGGAAGTGGAACTTCTTCTACTGTGGGCATTAGAGCTTCCCTCACCTCTAATGGAGCCCTGCAACTTCTCGACCGAATGTACAGACCACTGTGGACAGTTTTGGGAGCAGACCATAACGATTCCTCGGTGAGTTTTCGGTTTCTCAGGTTAGATGTAGATGGGAATCTCAGAATGTATTCATGGGTTGAAGGGTCCAGGTCATGGCGCCAAGTATGGCAAGCTGTACCTAACCAATGTGATGTCTTCGCCACCTGCGGCCTCTGTGGCATCTGTGTCTTCACCGAAGCAGGATCCACTACCTGCAAATGCCCGTATGGATCAAATTCCAATTCGAAATGCCTGCCACCGTATAAGCCGAAATGTGTATCTGGTTACACCATGATCAAGCTTGAACACACTTTGCTCTATGGGATCTACACTCCCAATGATTCAATCACCCACACCAGTTTGGAGCAATGCAGAACCTCATGCTTGAATGATCCACTCTGCACATCTGTGACTGTAGCAAACGATGGTACGGCAAAATGCCTTACAAAGCAGACCACTTACGTCACAGGCTACTCATATCCCTCCCTGAGTTCCATTTCCTTTGTCAAGAAGTGTTTAGATCCAGATCCCATAGCTGTGATGCCCACAAATACTGCCACGTCGTCAGGGATGCCGTCGCAGAGTGCTCAGCTCAAACAGTCTCTTGGTTACTGCATTCCTTGTCTGATCGGAGCTGCATCAGGCACACTTGGTGCGTTTGTGGTAATTCAGATTGGAATTGGCCTATGCATCTTCATCAGAAGAAGGGCTATCAAAAAGGCCTCTACTTTAGCTTACAAGAGCCCTCATTCGCAAGGTTTGATCGTCTTCTCTTGTACTGAAATCAAGGATCTCACAGAGAACTTCAAAAACCGGATTGGGTCTAAAACGTTTATGGGTGTGCTTCCAGGCAGTAGACCAGTTGTTATCAAGGATATGAGGGCCACCATTACAGAGAAACAGTTCAGGGGTGTAGTCTCAGTTATAGGCAGCATTCACCACAAAAACCTGGTGAGGCTTGAAGGTTACTGTTGTGAGTCGGGGCAGAAGTACTTGGTCTATGAGTTTGCTAAGAACGGTTCTGTTGCTAAATGGATGGAAGAAGCAAAGCCAAGCAATAGGCTAACATGGAGTAAGAGAATGGAGATATGTTTAGGAGTGGCAAAGGCCATGGCCTACTTGCACACAGGGTGTAGGGAGTTTGTGAGCCATGGAAATCTGAACTGGGGAAATGTGGTTTTGGATGAAGAATTGGTGGCGAAGGTGACGGAATTCGGTTTAGGGAGGCTATGTGGTGGCACTAGAGCCAGCGCTGGGGCAGCCGGAGACATTGGGAGCTTTGGAGAGATGGTGCTGGTAATGGTGAGTGGTTGGCGAGGGGCCGAGGATGTCTTTGAGTGGGCATACAAGGAGTGGGCAGAGGGGAGGGCAGAGAGGGTGGTGGATGGTAAGATTGAATATGGGGTGGACAGGAATGAGTTAGAGCGTGCTTTGAGAATTGCATTTTGGTGTTTACAAGGTGATGAGAGGCTGAGGCCTTCAATGGGGGAGGTGGTACAGGTCTTGGATGGCTCATTACCCGTTGATCCCCCACCGCCTCCTTTCGTATTCCACCGGAGGCTGTCGGTGGAAGAAGATGGCTTAGAATCAGACTTTGAAACATAG